One segment of Cetobacterium sp. NK01 DNA contains the following:
- a CDS encoding 3-oxoacid CoA-transferase subunit B has protein sequence MELTKEKIREIIARRVAKEFEDGDVVNLGIGLPTEVANYIPKDIYVALQSENGLIGMGPTPCEAEEDCRISNAGGSLVTIAPGGCFFDSFTSFGIIRGGHVDATVLGALQVDEKGNLANWMVPGKMVPGMGGAMDLVVGAKKVIIAMEHTAKGAPKILKNCTLPLTAANEVNLIVTEKGVMEVTDKGIVLKELSPYSSIEDIKNSTEAELIISENLKIMEV, from the coding sequence ATGGAACTTACTAAAGAAAAAATTAGAGAGATTATTGCTAGAAGAGTAGCAAAAGAGTTTGAAGATGGAGATGTTGTTAACTTAGGAATTGGACTACCAACTGAAGTAGCTAACTACATCCCTAAAGATATATATGTTGCACTACAATCTGAAAATGGTCTAATTGGTATGGGGCCTACACCTTGTGAAGCTGAAGAGGATTGTAGAATATCTAATGCAGGTGGATCATTAGTAACTATTGCTCCTGGAGGTTGCTTCTTTGATAGCTTCACATCATTTGGAATAATTCGTGGTGGACATGTGGATGCAACTGTTTTAGGTGCTTTACAAGTTGATGAAAAAGGAAACTTAGCTAACTGGATGGTTCCTGGGAAAATGGTTCCTGGAATGGGAGGAGCTATGGATTTAGTTGTAGGAGCTAAAAAGGTTATTATCGCTATGGAACATACAGCTAAGGGAGCTCCAAAGATCTTAAAAAACTGTACTTTACCACTTACTGCAGCTAATGAAGTTAATCTGATTGTTACAGAAAAGGGAGTTATGGAAGTAACTGACAAAGGTATTGTTTTAAAAGAGCTTAGCCCATACTCTTCAATTGAAGATATAAAAAATTCTACTGAAGCAGAATTAATCATCAGCGAAAATTTAAAAATTATGGAAG
- a CDS encoding CoA transferase subunit A, with protein sequence MKKLVSVDFAASLIKDGSSLMTGGFLKCGSPKEVIEKLLENGTKDLTLIANDTSFPDFERGKLVVNKRIKKAIVSHIGTNPETGKQMHSGEMEVELVPQGTLAERIRAAGAGLGGILTPTGVGTVVQEGKEVIEIDGKKYLLEKPLKADVALIYGTKVDSLGNVSFHGSTRNFNTIMATAADTVIVEAEEIIDGYLDPNEVVIPGIFVDYIVKGGR encoded by the coding sequence ATGAAAAAATTGGTCTCTGTTGATTTTGCAGCATCACTTATTAAAGACGGTTCATCTCTTATGACTGGAGGGTTTTTAAAGTGTGGTTCTCCTAAAGAGGTTATTGAAAAGTTATTGGAAAATGGTACAAAAGATTTAACTCTTATTGCCAACGATACAAGTTTTCCAGATTTTGAAAGAGGAAAACTAGTGGTAAATAAAAGAATTAAAAAAGCCATCGTTTCTCACATTGGAACTAATCCTGAAACTGGTAAACAAATGCACAGTGGAGAGATGGAGGTTGAGCTAGTTCCTCAAGGAACTTTAGCAGAAAGAATTAGAGCTGCTGGAGCTGGTCTTGGTGGTATTTTAACTCCTACTGGTGTTGGAACTGTTGTTCAGGAAGGAAAAGAAGTTATTGAAATAGATGGAAAAAAATATCTTCTTGAAAAGCCATTAAAAGCTGATGTAGCACTTATTTATGGTACAAAAGTAGACTCTCTTGGAAATGTATCTTTCCACGGTTCAACTAGAAACTTTAATACTATAATGGCTACTGCTGCTGATACAGTAATTGTTGAAGCTGAAGAGATTATAGATGGATATTTAGATCCTAACGAAGTAGTTATTCCAGGTATATTTGTGGATTATATCGTTAAGGGAGGAAGATAA
- a CDS encoding TetR/AcrR family transcriptional regulator, with protein MKTRDKILDCAQRLFSEEGFDKVSTKRIAKEAECNEVTIFRLFGTKNRVLEEIINKFVEESKIIRSLHESLTGELEQDIAKSMLLYQNFLHQHEVIFRLQLKLSDSENQKFLRTIDFKNYLVDHFIGVFYENKVHYSPESFVNDMLSSVMGSFLLKILTQGKFTGERDGHFLSEKIKFYQNSINQYKKTK; from the coding sequence ATGAAAACACGGGATAAGATTTTAGATTGTGCACAAAGACTCTTTTCAGAAGAGGGGTTTGATAAAGTTTCAACAAAACGTATTGCCAAGGAAGCAGAGTGTAATGAAGTAACTATTTTTAGATTATTTGGAACGAAAAATAGAGTTTTAGAAGAGATAATAAATAAATTTGTAGAGGAAAGTAAAATTATTCGATCTCTACATGAGAGTCTAACGGGGGAATTAGAGCAAGATATAGCAAAGAGTATGCTACTCTATCAAAACTTTTTACACCAGCATGAAGTTATTTTTAGACTTCAATTAAAGCTTTCAGACAGTGAAAATCAAAAGTTTTTAAGAACAATTGATTTTAAAAACTATTTAGTGGATCATTTTATAGGAGTTTTTTATGAAAATAAAGTTCATTATTCTCCAGAGAGCTTTGTAAATGATATGTTAAGTAGTGTAATGGGAAGTTTTCTTTTAAAAATTTTAACGCAAGGGAAATTCACAGGGGAAAGGGATGGGCATTTTTTAAGTGAAAAAATTAAATTTTATCAGAATTCGATTAATCAGTATAAAAAAACAAAATAA